The following proteins are co-located in the Hevea brasiliensis isolate MT/VB/25A 57/8 chromosome 11, ASM3005281v1, whole genome shotgun sequence genome:
- the LOC110652947 gene encoding protein ALP1-like yields MKLSSSLPNSEHYFSFFNTLLPSSFSQMNESNTMRKRQSKDRQESYEDDTNSFEEDSNNGGSSSNKKRRKPLKGIITSLMLLNEQEKRDQEEQNKASSEEKQSLEENHKKKARTMVEYYSNLQDYSTEIEETERIKRKKSRAVAAAVAISAASNGLASKGSGDAKQGTGGQHRRLWVKDRDKKWWDECNHPDYPEEEFKEAFRMSKATFDMICDELHSFIAKEDTTLRNAIPVKQRVAVCIWRLATGEPLRLLSRRFGLGISTCHKLVLEVCSAIRNVLMPKYLQWPDEDSLKKIKNDFESISGIPNVVGSMYTTHIPIIAPKISVAAYFNKRHTERNQKTSYSITVQGVVDPKGVFTDVCIGWPGSMPDDQVLEKSALYQRANGGLLDDVWIVGSSGCPLMDWVLVPYTQQHLTWTQHAFNEKIGEIQKVAKDAFARLKGRWSCLQKRTEVKLQDLPVVLGACCVLHNICEMREEELDPKLNIELVDDETVPEVAIRSVNSMKARDAIAHNLLHHCHAGTGFL; encoded by the coding sequence AtgaaactctcttcttctctacccAACTCAGAACACTACTTCTCCTTTTTCAATACCTTGCTTCCGTCGTCATTCAGCCAAATGAATGAATCCAACACCATGAGGAAGCGGCAAAGTAAAGATAGGCAAGAAAGCTATGAGGATGACACCAATTCATTTGAAGAAGACAGCAATAACGGCGGCAGCAGCAGCAACAAGAAGAGGAGAAAACCGTTGAAAGGTATAATCACATCATTGATGTTACTGAATGAGCAAGAAAAGCGCGATCAAGAAGAGCAAAACAAGGCCTCATCTGAGGAGAAGCAATCACTTGAAGAAAACCATAAGAAAAAGGCTAGAACAATGGTCGAATATTATTCCAATCTTCAAGATTACTCCACTGAAATTGAAGAAACGGAACGAATCAAGCGCAAGAAGTCACGGGCAGTAGCTGCTGCGGTCGCTATTTCTGCTGCCTCTAATGGACTGGCTAGTAAGGGAAGTGGTGATGCAAAGCAAGGGACTGGGGGTCAACACAGACGATTATGGGTGAAAGACAGAGACAAAAAATGGTGGGATGAATGCAATCACCCAGATTATCCTGAGGAGGAGTTCAAGGAAGCGTTTAGAATGAGCAAGGCTACTTTTGACATGATATGCGATGAGCTACATTCATTTATTGCCAAAGAGGATACCACTTTGCGAAATGCTATTCCTGTCAAGCAAAGAGTTGCAGTCTGTATTTGGAGATTAGCCACTGGTGAACCTCTTAGACTCCTATCTAGGAGGTTTGGTTTAGGTATTTCTACTTGCCATAAATTGGTGCTTGAAGTTTGTTCTGCTATTAGAAATGTTTTAATGCCTAAGTATTTGCAATGGCCTGATGAGGATAGTTTGAAAAAGATAAAAAATGACTTTGAATCAATTTCTGGGATACCTAATGTTGTTGGGTCCATGTATACTACTCATATTCCTATTATAGCTCCAAAGATTAGTGTTGCAGCTTATTTTAACAAGAGGCACACTGAGAGGAATCAGAAAACATCCTACTCTATTACTGTTCAAGGTGTTGTTGACCCAAAAGGGGTCTTTACTGATGTGTGCATTGGTTGGCCTGGTTCTATGCCTGATGATCAGGTATTAGAGAAGTCTGCCTTGTATCAAAGGGCTAATGGAGGTCTTCTGGATGACGTTTGGATTGTTGGGAGTTCAGGGTGCCCTTTAATGGATTGGGTTTTGGTGCCTTACACGCAGCAGCATTTGACGTGGACTCAGCATGCTTTTAATGAGAAGATTGGGGAAATTCAAAAGGTTGCTAAGGATGCCTTTGCAAGATTGAAAGGGAGGTGGAGTTGCTTGCAGAAAAGAACAGAGGTGAAACTACAGGACTTGCCGGTGGTTCTTGGGGCATGCTGTGTATTGCATAATATCTGTGAAATGCGTGAAGAGGAACTGGATCCAAAGCTGAATATTGAGCTTGTTGATGATGAGACGGTGCCTGAGGTTGCTATTAGATCAGTAAATTCAATGAAGGCCAGGGATGCTATTGCTCATAATCTCTTGCACCACTGTCATGCAGGCACTGGTTTTCTATAA